In Phycisphaerae bacterium, the genomic stretch TTGTCCTGCTTGTCGAAGAAGGCGTTCTGGCCGCCCTTGAACAGCGACTGGTGGACGTGCATGCCGCTGCCGTTTTGTCCGAAGAGGGGCTTGGGCATGAAGGTGGCGTAGACTCCGTGCTTGAGGGCGATTTCCTTGACCACCAGGCGGTAGGTCATCGCGTTGTCGGCCATCGAAATGGCATCGCTGTACCGCAGGTCGATCTCATGCTGCGACGGGGCGACCTCGTGGTGCGAGTACTCCACCGGGATTCCCATCGCCTGGAGGGACAGCACGGTGTGCCGCCGCAGATCGCTGGCCACGTCCAGGGGGGTCAGGTCGAAATAGCCGCCGGCGTCGAGGGTGACCGTGCCGGCTGCGTCCTTGAAGTAGAAGTACTCGAGTTCCGGGCCCACGTAGAAGTGGGTGTAGCCCATCTCGCCGGCCTTCTTGAGCATGCGCTTGAGGCAGCCGCGCGGGTCGCCCACGTAGGGCTCGCCGCCGGGCATGCGCACGTCGCAGAACATGCGGCCGACCGCGATGTCTCCATTTTCCGACCGCCAGGGCAGGATCTGGAAGGTCGTCGGATCGGGCATGGCGATCATGTCGCTCTCATCGATCCGGGCGTAGCCCTGGATGCTGGACCCGTCGAACCCCATGCCGTCCTCGAGGGCCTCGGTCAGCTCGTCGGTGGTGATGGCGAAACTCTTGAGGAACCCGAGGATGTCGGTAAACCAGAGGCGGACGAACTTGACGTTCCGGTCCTTGACCGCCTTGAGGACATCGTCGGCGTTCTTGCAGTTGAGCGGCTCACGACTTGACATATTCATCTCCTTGTCGAAAAACGCGTTCGCACGTTGATTCCATCGCTACGCAGCCCAGGCACAACTTTGGCGTCCGCTGCGCTTGGGGTGTTTCTATGCAATCGCCATGCCAAAACTGCGGCAAATGCGCAAGTATTGGTTCGGCAGTCGGTTGCAGTGCATATGGGTGTTTGGCGCGCCCCGGGGGTCGGCTACAAAATCGTAGATCGACCGCGGCAATGTACGATTTTGTAGAATGTATGTCCCCCATATGGCCCGGTTTTGCCCCCCGACGCGCACTGGCGTCACAGTTTCAGCAGGCACACGCCTTTGGCCGGCAGCTCAACGCGGATGGTTCCGTCGCTATCGGCCCGTCCGGTTGGTCCGACCAGCGACCGGGCGGATGAGAAACCGCCCTCGCGCGCAGCGCGGGCACAGACTGTTTCACGGCTGTGGTTGAACAGGAACAGCACCCGCTTATCCCCAGCCTCCAGAATGCGTCCGGTCACCTGGCCCGCCGGTTCGGTGATCAGTTCGGGCCGTATGCCGAACAGCTCCAGGCACCGCCTGCCCGGTTCCGGATCGATTGCCGGACCCGAGGCGCTGGCCAGGCTGGTTCCGATGAGAATGAAGTTCCCCCGGCCATACCGGCATCGCACCGCGGCGGCGTGTCCGGTCTCGAATCGAGCCAGGACCTCGTGCTCGCCCGGATCGAGCCACGATCGCTCCTGTCCACCGATCACGTCGCCGGCGGCGGTGCGAAGGGTTACCGGATCGGCAATCATGGCAAGGTCCGTTTCGCGGACGCCGAGTTCCTCAGCCAGCCCGGCTCCCGGCGTTTTGGGCGAGAGCCAGCCGGAGGCGGTGTAGCGGGCCAGTCCGCCATCGGCGATGAACGTGCCTCCGTCGCGGACGAACCGGCGAATGGCCTCGATCATGGGCTCGTCGATCAGAGCGGGCATGGGAGCGTAGATCGTGCGGTAAGCGGCCAGGTGCCCCGGGAATCGCACGACGTCGAGGGCGACGTTGTGCGTCCAGAGGATCTGGAATCCGCCGAAGAACGCATCGGCGTAACGGAACGCGCCGAGGGCGTGCGAGAGGTTCTGGGAATCCGGGCAGTAGAGCAGGCCGACCTCGGCGGCAGGCGGCTGCATTGCCATCAGGAATCGCTCGTTTTCGGCGGCGGCTCGGGTAAAGGCCCGCACCTCCTGGGTCCGATAGGTCTCTTCGCCGTCCAGATCGGTGAGTCCCCATCCTCGCGGGGTCTCCTGCCAGAGCATTCGTTCCGGACGGAACTGCCAGAGATAGATTCCCTTGGCGCCATGGGCCAGGGCGGTCCAGAGGTTGAACGTCAGTTCGCCCTCGTTGAGCCGGCGCTGAATCTTGCCTCCCATGCAGC encodes the following:
- a CDS encoding glutamine synthetase, which encodes MSSREPLNCKNADDVLKAVKDRNVKFVRLWFTDILGFLKSFAITTDELTEALEDGMGFDGSSIQGYARIDESDMIAMPDPTTFQILPWRSENGDIAVGRMFCDVRMPGGEPYVGDPRGCLKRMLKKAGEMGYTHFYVGPELEYFYFKDAAGTVTLDAGGYFDLTPLDVASDLRRHTVLSLQAMGIPVEYSHHEVAPSQHEIDLRYSDAISMADNAMTYRLVVKEIALKHGVYATFMPKPLFGQNGSGMHVHQSLFKGGQNAFFDKQDKLNLSADARHYIAGVLRHAPEICLVTNQWVNSFKRLVPGYEAPVYISWARRNRSALVRVPLYKPGKEKATRIELRFPDPSCNPYLAFAVMLAAGLKGIEGKYDLMPPTEEDIFEMTPERRIEKGIDSLPGSLGEAIAIAERSELLKEALGDHIFTKLIDNKKIEWDNYRTYVTNYELDRYLPIL